The stretch of DNA GACGGAACGAGTTCGTCACTCGCTCTGCTCGCTGAGCGTACGGGGCTGCCGGGCCCCACCGTCCACCGCATTCTGCGGACTCTGGCCTCTCGCGGCTATGTCATCAAGACGGCTCGGGGTGAGTACTCCGTCGGAGGTGCCTTCTTCGCTCTGACAACGACCGCCGGTCGATCCGTTGGATCCGCCCTTCATGACATTCTCGACCGGCTTGGCCAGGCCACAGGCGAGTCGGTAGCGGTGGCGATGCTTGACGCCGACGAGGCTCTGTACATCGCGCACCGCACGTCGACACAGTCCATGCGCCAGTTCACACAGGTGGGGAATCGAGTCTGCCTGCACGCAACCGGCGTGGGCAAGGTGCTTCTAGCGTCCATGGACTCCGAGCATCGCGCTTGCCTGCTTCACCATATGAAGCTTCCGGTCTTCACCTCGCACACTCTGGCAAGTCGAGGCGAGCTCCAAGCGGAGATCGAGCGAATCTCCTCGCGCGGCTACGCCATCGACAACGAGGAGCAGGAGCTGGGCGTTCGTTGCATGGCCATGGGCATTCCGGGGAATAACCTCTTCGCCGCCTCAGTGTCGGGCCCTCCCTCGCGCATGAGCGCAGAGCACATGACCCACGTCATTCTTCCGGAGCTGATGAGCGCCGTTGATGAGATCGCTGCCACTCTGACCGTCACGCATGCATGATGCGCCTGTGGCGCATCGGGTATGAAGCGTTGTCAGTCGAGACAGGCGGGTAGGCAGACGTGTCAGCGGGACACCTTGTCAGCGAGGTAGAGGCCGATCGCGGCTGACACGACCGTGGTCACAAGAGACAGCGCCATCGACACGAGGTTGCCACCGAACACCGACGCCACGAAGGCGACCATCGAGAGGATGGCAACGAAGGCCAGGGCCACCGAGGCGACAGTCAGCGGTGCGAAACGGTCGAGGTACTTGGCGTAACGAGGGTAGGCCACCTGCCGGCGGGTGATCGCGTTGTCAAAAGTTGTCATGACGTATTCCTTTCACGAAACAAGGTCTCAGCTCGTGCGGGCAGACTCGCCGGCAGGATGCTGAGGCGGTGCTCGCACAGCCTCGTGCGCCCCGAAGTCCCCGGGACGGCTCGAGTATAGGATCTCCACCCCCACCGGCCTCAGTGTCGATTCCTCAGGGGTCGCCAGGCCCTCCACGGCGGCCATACCGCGAGAACGCGGCATTTCAGGCCACCGGAACAGCCTTCGAGGATGACGAGGACCGCTAGGGTCGGAGATAGTCGCACGACGCCTGACCGCACACGACTCCATCTGTTTGTGCAGGTCAGAGCCACTTCAGAGATCGGATGTCTGACCTCTGAGGAGAGTATTGTGCTTCACATATGACCTGACCTACACTTACGTTGTATGAAACATACATTCCATCATGCGGAATTTGCTGATGCGGATGTCGCCACACCTGGAGGATCAATGAGGATTCTTACGGTCAACGTCAACACAACCGAGTCGATGACACGCAGCATCGCCGAGGCGGCCCGCGCGGTCGTCGGCGCAGACACCGAGATTATCGGGGTCACCCCGACCTTCGGGGCTCCCTCCGTTGAGGGAAACATGGAGTCCTACCTGGCGGCCACCGCCGTCATGGACGCTGTCACCCACTACGACGGGGAGTTCGACGCCGTCGTTCTGGCCGGTTTCGGAGAGCACGGCAAAGAGGGCCTGATGGAGCTCCTCAGTGTTCCCGTCGTCGACATGACTGAGGCAGCGGCCCACGTCGCGATGCTCCTGGGAAGCAGGTTCTCGGTCATCACCACGCTCGATCGCGCCGTCCCGCTTATTGAGGACCGTCTTTTGAGCTTCGGCCTCGACAGACGGTGCGCAGCCGTCCGCTCCACTGGACTCGGCGTTCTCGAGCTCGAGGACGCCGACGTCGCCAAGCGGGCCATCACCGAGCAGGCGCGGCTTGCGGTGGAGGAGGAGCGAGCCGAGGCGATCGTGCTGGGATGCGGAGGCATGGCCGGACTGGACCGAGAGCTGAGCGAGCTCCTGGGAGTCCCGGTCGTCGAAGGAGTAGCGGCAGGCGCGATGCTCGCCGAAGGCCTTGTGCGCCTGGGGCTGACCACCTCCAAGATCCGAACCTACGCACCACCACGCCCCAAGTCACTCACCGGCTGGCCCCTGCGGCCCTGATACCACCCAGTCCCACCTCCCAGCCCCCACTTCCGTCCACTCGCAAGTGGCGCCATGACGCGCCCGAAAGGAACTTACCATGCAGACGAATAATCGAGGTGTCGTGATCGCCGTCGGCGGGAACGCCCTCATCAAGGAGAAGAGCAGGATCTCCACCAATGACCAGTCTGAGGCGATCCGGGAGACCTGCACCTACATCGCCGATATCGTCGAGCAGGGGTACAACCCAGTCATCACTCACGGCAATGGACCGCAGGTTGGATTCCTTCTGCGCCGAGCCGAACTGGCTCTTGGTGAGCTTCCCACCATCCCCCTGGACATACTTGGCGCGGACACGCAGGGAGCCACGGGCTATCTTTTCGCCCGCAATCTGCGCAACGTGCTCGCCGAGCGCGGCGTCGAGCGCGATGTCGCGGCGATCGTCACCCAGTCCGTCGTAGACCCCGCCGACCCGGCCTTCGACTCACCGACCAAGCCCATCGGCTCCTTCATGGACGAGCAGGAAGCAGAAAAGCACCGGACGGAGGACGGGTGGGTCGTCAAGGAGGACGCTGGACGCGGTTTCCGTCGCGTTGTCGCCTCTCCGCAACCCGTCGAGATCATTGAGCTCGAGATCATCAAGTCGCTCATCAACTCGGGTGTCATGGTGATCGCCGCTGGTGGAGGAGGAATTCCCGTCACTCGCGAGAACGGGAGCATCAACGGCCGCGAGGCGGTCATCGACAAGGACCTGGCGTCATCGCTCCTGGCCAACAGCCTCGAGATCGAGGACTTCATCATCTGCACGGCCGTCGACCAGGTCTACCTGGATTTCAACTCTCCGAACCAAAAAGGAATCAGCACCATGACCGCCGAGGAGGCTACTGGCTATCTGGAGGCGGAACAGTTCGGAAGCGGCTCCATGGCACCCAAGATCGAGGCGGCCGTCAGATTCCTCAAGAATGGAGGCCGGCGCGTCATCATCACATCCCTGGACTGCCTCGCCGACGCCCTTGACGGCAAGGCAGGAACCACCATCACCAACTGAGCACCGGGAGCAGACATACAGTTAATGGCAGAAAGGCACCACCGACATGAGTACGCAAGTTTCAACAGCATCTCAGGAACAGTCCAAGGTCGACGTGGACGCACACCTCATCAATGACGACCTGGCGCCGGCAAAAGAACGCAATTGGTCCTTCTTCTCCCTATTTGCCATGTGGATGTCCGACATCCACTCCATCGGTGGGTACACATTCGCGGCCGGACTATTCACCCTCGGTTTGGGCGCGGCGCACGTCTTCGCTGGCCTGTCCGTAGGTATTGTCATTGTTTTCTTCATCATGAACCTGGTCGGCTTTGCCGGCCAGAAGACTGGACTTTGCTACCCCGTTCTGGCCCGAATTTCTTTCGGAACTATTGGCTCCAACGTTCCCGCTCTCACTCGAGGTTTCGTGGCCATCTGCTGGTACGGAATTCAGACCTGGCTGGCATCGCGGGCCGTCATCGTCCTGGCCGCCGACATATGGCCGCACATCACCGACTACGGTCGACAGCGATTCCTCGGCGAGAGCCTGCTCGGCTGGGCGGCCTTCCTGCTCATGTGGGCACTGCAGCTGCTGCTTCTACGTAACGGCATGGAGACCATCCGAAAGTTCCAGGACTTCGCCGGACCCGCGGTGTGGATCGTCATGCTTATTCTCACGATCTACGTCCTGAAGGAAGCAGGATGGCACATCTCGCTGTCAGTGCCCTCTAAACCTGCCGAGTGGGGCCCGGTGCACGCCTTCCTGGCGGCAATCTCGCTCACCGTCACATATTTTGCGACTCTCCTGCTCAACTTCTGCGACTTCTCTCGGTTCTCACCGTCACGCAAGGCTGTCTGGATGGCCAACCTGTGGGGTCTTCCGGTCAACTTCATCGCATTCTCAGTCGTGTCCGTGCTTGTCACCGCAGGCTCTAAGCAGATCTACGGCGAATATATTTACGATCCGGTTGAGCTCGTAGGGAAGATCGACTCTCCGGTGGCCTCCATCTTGGGCGCGCTCACCTTTACTGTCGCCACCCTGGGAATCAATGTGGTAGCCAATTTCGTCTCGCCCGCGTACGACCTCGCCAACGCCTGGCCGTCGAAAATCACCTTCGTCCGAGGAGGAATCATCTCGGCCGTCATCGCCCTGCTCATCACTCCGTGGAACCTTTACAACAACCCCATTATCGTCAACATCTTCCTGGCCGCTCTGGGCGCGGTTCTGGGGCCGTTGTTCGGGATCATCATCGCCGACTACTACCTCTTGCGTAAGCAGAAGGTCCAGGTTTCCGAGCTGTTCAAGGCCAACGGCATGCACTCGTTCAAGAACGGCTGGAACATGCGGGCTGTCACCACTTTCGTTGTCACATCCATCCCCTCGATCATCGTGGCCGTCGTTCCACTGTCCTGGTGCAAGTTCCTCAGCCCCTTCTCATGGTTCATCGGCGCAGCACTGTCACTCGTTGTGCACTACTACGTCTCCCGGAACGATCCTTACGTCGTCAGAGCCGTTGAGGCCGCTTCCAAGGTGGATCTCGACGCCGATCTTGCCGCAGTGGCGCGGTAGCTCGCGGCAGCGCGTCCTGAAATCCCCTCATCACTGACACTCAATGCATCTCATCAAGGAGGATAGAAGATGTCTACCACGGTCGCGAACCTAGTGATCCACGCAGAAAAGACCGTCTTTCCTGACGGAGTTCGCCCCGCGACAATCGTCATCAAAGGAGAAAGAATCGTCGCCGTCGAGCCCTTTGGTGCGTCGGTGAACGCAGACGAGGAGTTCACCGTCCCTCAAGGGCAGGTGCTCATGCCCGGGCTACTGGACTCCCACGTCCACGTCAACGAGCCGGGGCGGACCCAGTGGGAAGGCTACGAAAGCGCCACTCGCGCAGCATTGGCCGGGGGAATCACAACGATTCTCGACATGCCCCTCAACTCCGACCCGCCAACAGTGGACGTGGACAAGCTCGAGCTCAAGCGCACTGCCGCAGCCGGAAAGCTCTCCGTCGACGTCGGCTTCTGGGGAGGCGCAGTTCCCGGCAACAAGGAGGACCTCGCCGCCCTGTGGGAGAAAGGGGTCTTCGGCTTCAAGTGCTTCACGGCCCACTCCGGCATCGATGAGTACGGCTGTCTGCCTTACGGGGAGATCGAGGAGGACCTGAAGGAGATCTCCCGCCTGGGGGCGGTCATGATCGTGCATGCCGAGGACCCCGAGATCCTCGCCACCGCTCCTCAGAAGTTCGGTCCGCGTTACGCAGACTACCTCGCTTCGCGTCCACCGGAGGCTGAGAACGCCGCGATCGAGCACGTCCTCGAGGCCGCTCGCAAGACCGGGGCCCGGGTACACATCCTGCACCTGTCCAGTGCTCAAGCCCTGGAGTCGATTCAGAGGGCCAAGGAGGAGGGCCTGCACGTCACCGTGGAGACGTGCCCCCACTACCTCACCTTCGCCGCTGAGCAGATCCCTGATGGCGCCACCGAGTACAAGTGCGCTCCCCCTCTGCGCGAGGAGGCCAACCGGCGTGCTCTGTGGGAGGGCCTGAAGAGCGGCATCATCGATCACATCGCCTCAGACCACTCCCCGTGCACGGTGGACCTCAAGCGCAAGGAGAGCGGCGACTTCGGCCAGGCCTGGGGAGGCGTCTCCTCGGTGCAGCTGGGGCTTCCGGCCGTGTGGACGGCGGGACAGGAGTTCGGTGTCGAGCTGAGCGACATCGCCCGCTGGTTCGCCGCCAACCCGGCCCGCACCTTCAACGTCGAGCACAAGGGCGCGATCTGCGCGGGCAACGACGCCGACCTCGTCATCCTCGACCCGGAAGAGACCTTCGACGTCGACATCGAGTCCCTTGAGCACAAGAACAAGATCTCCCCCTACCACGGGCGGACTCTACGAGGAGTCGTCCACACGACCATTCTGCGCGGCCGAACCGTGGACCGCGACTCCATGCACGGTCGCATGATCGCCCGCGCATGAGCGGCCAGATTCTCCACATCCCATCGTCCTCCGCACATCACCCAAACATCATCACCCACCCAACAACACGATTAGGAGTCACCCATGTCCAGGTACATGCGTTCCATGAAGGGCCTCATCGACGCCGTCGACCACGTAGGCAAGAACTTCATCTCGATCAACGACATGTCCAACGAGCAGCTGCTGAACCTCTTCGAGCTGGGTAAAGAGCTTGAGCTGTTCAACCGC from Actinomyces sp. Marseille-P3109 encodes:
- a CDS encoding IclR family transcriptional regulator, producing the protein MTLLNQRKADPEMNRSLPEQAESAARPRNQGSVIQSVDRALDVLEELAKDGTSSSLALLAERTGLPGPTVHRILRTLASRGYVIKTARGEYSVGGAFFALTTTAGRSVGSALHDILDRLGQATGESVAVAMLDADEALYIAHRTSTQSMRQFTQVGNRVCLHATGVGKVLLASMDSEHRACLLHHMKLPVFTSHTLASRGELQAEIERISSRGYAIDNEEQELGVRCMAMGIPGNNLFAASVSGPPSRMSAEHMTHVILPELMSAVDEIAATLTVTHA
- a CDS encoding aspartate/glutamate racemase family protein; amino-acid sequence: MRILTVNVNTTESMTRSIAEAARAVVGADTEIIGVTPTFGAPSVEGNMESYLAATAVMDAVTHYDGEFDAVVLAGFGEHGKEGLMELLSVPVVDMTEAAAHVAMLLGSRFSVITTLDRAVPLIEDRLLSFGLDRRCAAVRSTGLGVLELEDADVAKRAITEQARLAVEEERAEAIVLGCGGMAGLDRELSELLGVPVVEGVAAGAMLAEGLVRLGLTTSKIRTYAPPRPKSLTGWPLRP
- the arcC gene encoding carbamate kinase; translation: MQTNNRGVVIAVGGNALIKEKSRISTNDQSEAIRETCTYIADIVEQGYNPVITHGNGPQVGFLLRRAELALGELPTIPLDILGADTQGATGYLFARNLRNVLAERGVERDVAAIVTQSVVDPADPAFDSPTKPIGSFMDEQEAEKHRTEDGWVVKEDAGRGFRRVVASPQPVEIIELEIIKSLINSGVMVIAAGGGGIPVTRENGSINGREAVIDKDLASSLLANSLEIEDFIICTAVDQVYLDFNSPNQKGISTMTAEEATGYLEAEQFGSGSMAPKIEAAVRFLKNGGRRVIITSLDCLADALDGKAGTTITN
- a CDS encoding NCS1 family nucleobase:cation symporter-1, with product MSTQVSTASQEQSKVDVDAHLINDDLAPAKERNWSFFSLFAMWMSDIHSIGGYTFAAGLFTLGLGAAHVFAGLSVGIVIVFFIMNLVGFAGQKTGLCYPVLARISFGTIGSNVPALTRGFVAICWYGIQTWLASRAVIVLAADIWPHITDYGRQRFLGESLLGWAAFLLMWALQLLLLRNGMETIRKFQDFAGPAVWIVMLILTIYVLKEAGWHISLSVPSKPAEWGPVHAFLAAISLTVTYFATLLLNFCDFSRFSPSRKAVWMANLWGLPVNFIAFSVVSVLVTAGSKQIYGEYIYDPVELVGKIDSPVASILGALTFTVATLGINVVANFVSPAYDLANAWPSKITFVRGGIISAVIALLITPWNLYNNPIIVNIFLAALGAVLGPLFGIIIADYYLLRKQKVQVSELFKANGMHSFKNGWNMRAVTTFVVTSIPSIIVAVVPLSWCKFLSPFSWFIGAALSLVVHYYVSRNDPYVVRAVEAASKVDLDADLAAVAR
- the allB gene encoding allantoinase AllB, which produces MSTTVANLVIHAEKTVFPDGVRPATIVIKGERIVAVEPFGASVNADEEFTVPQGQVLMPGLLDSHVHVNEPGRTQWEGYESATRAALAGGITTILDMPLNSDPPTVDVDKLELKRTAAAGKLSVDVGFWGGAVPGNKEDLAALWEKGVFGFKCFTAHSGIDEYGCLPYGEIEEDLKEISRLGAVMIVHAEDPEILATAPQKFGPRYADYLASRPPEAENAAIEHVLEAARKTGARVHILHLSSAQALESIQRAKEEGLHVTVETCPHYLTFAAEQIPDGATEYKCAPPLREEANRRALWEGLKSGIIDHIASDHSPCTVDLKRKESGDFGQAWGGVSSVQLGLPAVWTAGQEFGVELSDIARWFAANPARTFNVEHKGAICAGNDADLVILDPEETFDVDIESLEHKNKISPYHGRTLRGVVHTTILRGRTVDRDSMHGRMIARA